A single Candidatus Binataceae bacterium DNA region contains:
- a CDS encoding CDGSH iron-sulfur domain-containing protein: MARLVKHEKQSPFIVPEGTQLPVAICACGLSKNKPFCDGTHRGTRDENPGEVYVYDESGRVKIPNSY; this comes from the coding sequence ATGGCTCGGCTGGTCAAGCATGAAAAGCAGTCCCCGTTTATCGTTCCGGAGGGAACCCAACTGCCGGTGGCGATCTGCGCCTGCGGGCTGTCCAAGAACAAGCCGTTTTGCGACGGCACCCATCGCGGCACTCGTGACGAAAACCCCGGCGAGGTTTATGTTTACGACGAGAGCGGGCGGGTCAAGATTCCCAATTCCTACTAA
- a CDS encoding M24 family metallopeptidase: protein MESSAPLLFPRFSPAEFERRHRAVRDAMAREGIEALLIYGTPGGAEIPYLVNYLPASPCWLLFPRTGEPTVLVHFFNHIPCTRAQANIEDVRWYGPTPIPTLAALLEERGLAQARIGMVSLNTIPYNQVIELSRRLPKLAHLEFGRQMNAIRWVRSEEEITFLRRSGYLTDLACEALEHGLHPGLTEHEIRALIVGAFNGQESDPGIHFLATTSMTQPDRFVPWQRPSARTVASGDVLITELTVSYWSYGTQIHRPFAIGAPPAPVYRELFDVAWECYENIRRICRPGTTSEEIVEASAIIERRGFTTYDSLFHGERGKFPELGSASAVHPREPWTLKENMVHVIQPNPITRDQRAGLQLGAAVLVRPDGGEPLHNYPFKFPVCG from the coding sequence ATGGAATCGAGCGCGCCCCTGCTCTTTCCGCGCTTCTCGCCAGCCGAGTTCGAGCGCCGCCATCGCGCGGTGCGCGACGCAATGGCGCGCGAGGGCATCGAAGCGTTGCTGATATATGGAACCCCGGGCGGAGCCGAGATCCCATACCTGGTGAATTACTTGCCCGCCTCTCCCTGCTGGTTGCTTTTTCCACGCACGGGCGAGCCCACCGTGCTAGTTCATTTTTTCAACCACATCCCTTGCACCCGTGCCCAGGCAAACATAGAAGACGTCCGCTGGTATGGTCCGACCCCGATTCCCACCCTTGCCGCTCTACTGGAGGAGCGCGGCCTGGCGCAGGCGCGGATCGGGATGGTTAGCCTCAACACCATCCCATACAACCAAGTGATTGAATTAAGCCGGCGGTTGCCCAAACTGGCCCACCTCGAATTCGGCCGCCAGATGAACGCGATCCGCTGGGTCAGAAGCGAAGAGGAAATAACCTTTCTGCGCCGCAGCGGCTATCTGACCGACCTGGCCTGCGAAGCGTTGGAGCACGGACTGCACCCTGGACTGACTGAGCACGAAATCCGTGCGCTGATCGTTGGCGCGTTCAACGGGCAGGAGAGCGACCCCGGTATCCATTTTCTGGCAACTACCAGCATGACGCAGCCCGATCGCTTTGTGCCTTGGCAACGGCCTAGTGCGCGAACGGTGGCCAGCGGTGACGTGCTGATCACCGAGCTGACCGTGAGCTACTGGAGCTACGGCACTCAGATCCATCGCCCCTTCGCGATCGGTGCGCCGCCTGCACCGGTCTATCGCGAGCTATTTGATGTCGCCTGGGAGTGTTACGAAAACATTCGGCGAATCTGCCGCCCTGGCACTACCAGCGAGGAAATCGTGGAGGCCTCGGCAATTATCGAACGGCGGGGCTTTACCACCTATGACAGCCTGTTCCATGGCGAGCGCGGCAAATTCCCCGAACTGGGCAGCGCCTCGGCAGTCCATCCGCGCGAGCCGTGGACGCTTAAGGAAAACATGGTGCACGTGATTCAGCCCAATCCCATTACTCGCGATCAGCGTGCCGGCTTACAATTGGGTGCGGCCGTGCTGGTGCGCCCCGACGGCGGCGAACCGCTGCACAATTATCCGTTCAAGTTCCCGGTCTGCGGCTAG
- a CDS encoding cupin domain-containing protein — protein sequence MATPIRRIVTGHNAAGRSIILSDGPAPDVIVSEASPQTASTLLWLTDRAPASNRGNDDAAPAGLRVPTPPQHRGGTVFRISEFPPDSAIDTSKVDMRKAGVHVTEDRLRKHYRFHQTDTVDYAICLEGEIWAMMDEGEVLMRPGDVLIQRGTYHSWANRSDRVCRMAFILIDAEPL from the coding sequence ATGGCAACGCCGATACGCCGGATCGTAACCGGCCATAATGCGGCTGGCCGCTCGATAATTCTCTCAGACGGGCCCGCCCCCGACGTGATCGTCTCAGAGGCTTCGCCGCAAACCGCCTCTACCTTGCTGTGGCTTACCGATCGCGCGCCTGCTTCCAACCGCGGCAACGATGATGCCGCCCCGGCGGGCCTGCGCGTCCCCACCCCGCCGCAACATCGTGGCGGCACTGTGTTCCGGATCAGCGAATTCCCGCCCGACAGCGCGATCGACACCAGCAAGGTGGACATGCGCAAAGCCGGCGTCCATGTGACCGAAGATCGCCTGCGCAAGCATTATCGTTTTCATCAAACCGATACCGTTGACTACGCCATCTGCCTGGAGGGGGAAATCTGGGCAATGATGGACGAGGGCGAGGTCCTGATGCGTCCCGGCGATGTGCTGATCCAGCGCGGCACCTACCATTCGTGGGCCAATCGCAGCGATCGGGTTTGCCGGATGGCTTTTATCCTGATTGACGCCGAACCCCTCTAG
- a CDS encoding glutathione S-transferase N-terminal domain-containing protein produces the protein MIDLYYWPTPNGHKITIFLEETGLPYEIHPVNISKGEQFEPAFLRISPNNKMPAIIDREGPQGKPLALFESGAILIYLAEKSGQLMPADPVGRYQVIQWLMFQMGGVGPMLGQNHHFRRYAPEKIPYAIERYTNEARRIYGVLDKRLGEVPYLAGDYSIADIATFPWLRGYESQGQKLEDFPNLKRWFQAIDQRPAVIRGLAVMANQPRPQIDNPETWSIMFGAKQFERR, from the coding sequence ATGATCGACCTTTACTATTGGCCTACTCCCAACGGTCATAAGATCACGATCTTTTTGGAAGAAACCGGGCTCCCTTATGAGATCCACCCGGTCAATATCAGCAAGGGAGAGCAATTCGAGCCGGCCTTCCTGCGCATCAGCCCCAACAACAAGATGCCGGCGATCATTGATCGCGAGGGGCCTCAGGGCAAGCCGCTGGCGCTATTTGAATCGGGCGCCATCCTGATTTACCTGGCCGAAAAGAGCGGCCAACTGATGCCTGCCGATCCCGTCGGGCGCTACCAGGTCATCCAGTGGCTGATGTTTCAGATGGGCGGAGTAGGACCGATGCTGGGTCAGAACCACCATTTTCGCCGCTATGCTCCCGAAAAGATTCCTTACGCTATCGAGCGCTACACCAATGAAGCACGCCGGATCTACGGGGTTCTTGACAAGCGGCTAGGCGAAGTACCTTACCTGGCCGGCGATTACTCGATCGCGGATATCGCCACTTTTCCCTGGCTGCGCGGTTACGAGAGCCAGGGACAGAAGCTGGAAGACTTTCCCAATCTCAAGCGCTGGTTCCAAGCCATTGACCAGCGTCCGGCCGTGATCCGTGGCTTGGCGGTGATGGCGAATCAGCCGCGCCCGCAAATCGACAATCCCGAGACCTGGAGCATCATGTTTGGCGCCAAGCAATTTGAACGGCGCTGA
- a CDS encoding glycosyltransferase family 4 protein gives MRIAIIHRALSKTGGVESYLDLILPALAEQGHQLAFLAEDEGGDEAGEIHLPAHAARWLVKQLGHRAALNLLRAWRPDLLFVNWSLEPGLEASLLRLAPAVFFAHAYWGACISGYKRWARAGFAPCQRRLGWSCLAHYYPFRCGGLNPLRMTRDFAMQRGRAQRLASYRIVLVASHYMREEYIRQGLDPAQVRGIYLPVRDGGELAALDKDCAQGELRLLFAGRMTALKGGTMLLSALPQVVQRLGRSLLLTMVGEGPERARWQAQAKRVEAAQPRVRIHFAGWAGTSELAQWFEHSHLLCVPSLWPEPFGLIGPEAGLHGLPAAAFAVGGIPEWLRDGVNGALAPAPGLNADNLAEAIARCLRDPEHYVRLRAGARAQAQRFTLGRHLTELVELFGEIALNH, from the coding sequence ATGCGGATTGCGATAATCCATCGTGCATTGAGCAAAACCGGAGGGGTTGAATCCTATCTCGATCTGATCCTGCCGGCATTGGCCGAGCAAGGCCATCAGCTGGCATTTCTGGCCGAGGACGAGGGCGGCGACGAGGCGGGAGAAATCCACTTGCCGGCGCATGCCGCGCGCTGGTTGGTCAAGCAGCTTGGGCATCGGGCCGCGCTCAATCTTTTGCGCGCCTGGCGGCCGGATTTGCTTTTCGTCAATTGGTCTTTGGAACCGGGGCTGGAGGCCTCCCTGTTGCGCCTAGCGCCGGCGGTCTTCTTCGCGCACGCCTACTGGGGCGCTTGCATCAGTGGCTACAAGCGCTGGGCCCGCGCGGGTTTCGCCCCATGTCAGCGTCGCCTAGGTTGGTCCTGCCTGGCCCATTATTACCCTTTTCGATGCGGCGGCTTGAATCCGCTGCGGATGACGCGCGACTTCGCCATGCAGCGCGGGCGCGCACAGCGGCTTGCCAGCTATCGCATCGTGCTCGTCGCTTCGCACTACATGCGCGAGGAATATATTCGCCAAGGGCTCGACCCCGCACAGGTGCGAGGTATCTATCTGCCGGTTCGCGACGGCGGGGAGCTGGCTGCGCTGGACAAGGACTGCGCGCAGGGCGAGCTGCGCTTGCTGTTCGCCGGGCGGATGACGGCGCTCAAAGGTGGCACGATGCTACTATCGGCCTTGCCGCAAGTGGTCCAGCGGCTGGGCCGCTCGTTGCTTCTGACTATGGTGGGGGAGGGCCCCGAGCGCGCGCGCTGGCAGGCACAGGCCAAACGGGTGGAAGCGGCGCAGCCGCGGGTGCGAATCCATTTTGCGGGCTGGGCCGGCACCAGTGAGCTGGCCCAGTGGTTTGAGCACAGCCACTTGCTGTGCGTGCCCAGTCTGTGGCCGGAGCCCTTCGGCTTGATCGGCCCCGAAGCGGGCTTGCATGGGCTGCCCGCGGCGGCGTTTGCGGTGGGTGGAATTCCCGAATGGCTGCGCGATGGAGTCAACGGCGCGCTGGCGCCCGCGCCTGGGCTTAACGCCGACAACCTGGCCGAGGCGATCGCGCGCTGCCTGCGTGACCCCGAGCACTACGTCCGATTGCGGGCTGGGGCCCGCGCGCAGGCACAGCGCTTCACTCTAGGGCGTCACCTCACTGAGCTCGTGGAGCTGTTCGGCGAAATAGCCCTCAACCATTAA
- a CDS encoding M23 family metallopeptidase: MYFSLALLAAATIVAAAQTACGQEFSDRPVTAPGGPGGMVTLQTIAPPRPLVAEGATYLAYELQLTNYQSLPIELVSMRVESGKTRFDFDATAVKTMIDLPQRDAPQGQELIIAPLATRIVLVWLRFSSTGALPGDLIDRFTYRFVGSAPAPPMTVVSTAQPIDRTTPSTIAPPLRGVRWVAANGPSNTSSHRRAMFAFNGKLYFPERFAIDYIQVDDEGRSYSGDPKRNASYHCYGAPILAVAAGKVIATTDGIPDNIPGSLAVTPTLNNLGGNIVLIDLGHGRYAFYAHLIPGSLKVHRGQQVHAGEVLGRVGNSGNSSEPHLHFHLVDGPSGLGAQGIPYAIDRFMLRPARLIETNDQWHIRKENGRTQMVRDSLMLDGAVVDFPD, translated from the coding sequence ATGTATTTCAGCCTTGCGCTGTTGGCGGCGGCAACGATCGTCGCGGCGGCTCAGACTGCCTGCGGCCAGGAATTTTCCGATCGACCGGTGACTGCACCCGGCGGTCCCGGCGGCATGGTGACCCTCCAGACGATTGCGCCGCCACGCCCATTGGTGGCTGAAGGCGCCACCTACTTGGCTTACGAGTTGCAGCTGACCAATTATCAGTCGCTGCCGATCGAGTTGGTCTCGATGAGGGTCGAGAGTGGCAAGACGCGTTTTGATTTCGATGCCACCGCTGTCAAAACGATGATCGACCTGCCGCAACGCGATGCGCCGCAAGGGCAAGAACTGATTATCGCGCCATTGGCGACTCGCATCGTTCTGGTCTGGCTACGTTTTTCCTCGACAGGTGCGCTACCTGGGGATTTGATCGACCGCTTCACGTATCGCTTCGTCGGTTCCGCGCCAGCTCCACCCATGACCGTGGTAAGTACGGCACAGCCTATTGACCGAACAACCCCGTCGACAATCGCCCCGCCGCTGCGCGGAGTGCGCTGGGTGGCAGCAAACGGCCCCTCCAACACCTCCAGCCATCGCCGAGCGATGTTCGCCTTCAACGGCAAGCTCTATTTCCCCGAGCGCTTCGCGATCGATTACATTCAGGTTGACGACGAAGGGCGTAGCTACAGTGGCGACCCCAAGCGAAACGCCAGCTACCACTGCTATGGCGCGCCGATTCTGGCGGTCGCGGCCGGCAAGGTAATCGCGACCACCGATGGTATTCCTGACAACATTCCCGGCTCCCTGGCGGTTACTCCTACCTTGAATAATCTGGGCGGCAACATCGTTCTGATTGACCTGGGGCATGGCCGCTATGCCTTTTACGCCCATCTCATCCCCGGCAGCCTGAAAGTGCATCGCGGCCAACAGGTGCATGCCGGGGAGGTTTTGGGACGCGTAGGGAATTCAGGTAATTCGTCGGAGCCGCATTTGCATTTCCACCTGGTCGATGGCCCCAGCGGACTAGGTGCCCAAGGCATTCCCTATGCTATCGACCGTTTTATGCTGCGACCGGCACGTTTGATCGAGACCAACGACCAATGGCACATCCGCAAGGAGAACGGCCGGACGCAGATGGTGCGCGATTCGCTGATGCTGGATGGCGCCGTGGTGGATTTCCCTGACTAA
- a CDS encoding quinone oxidoreductase codes for MKCKAIVVKRTGGPEVLELTEQEVPQPGPGQALVRQRAVGLNFIDIYFRTGVYPVKPPYTPGNEGAGVVEAVGPGVSEVKAGDRVAYCLGPIGSYAEARVLPAALLVKLPDSIDFDTAAACMLKGLTAHFLIHLTYAVKPGDTILLHAAAGGVGLLLSQWAKHLGATVIGTVGSEEKAAVARAHGCDHVINYEREDFVARVKEITKGAMLPVVYDSVGQATFLKSMDCLRQLGMMVSFGQSSGKADPISVNLLADKGWIFLTRPSLVPHVNTRQKLEANASALFDVIARGIVKVEINQRFPLAQAAQAHRALADRATVGSTVLIP; via the coding sequence ATGAAGTGCAAGGCAATTGTGGTCAAGCGCACCGGCGGTCCAGAGGTTCTCGAACTGACCGAGCAGGAGGTGCCCCAGCCCGGCCCCGGTCAAGCGCTGGTGCGCCAGCGCGCCGTGGGGTTGAACTTTATCGATATTTACTTCCGTACCGGGGTTTATCCTGTGAAACCTCCCTATACGCCCGGCAATGAAGGGGCCGGAGTGGTCGAGGCGGTGGGACCTGGCGTAAGCGAAGTTAAAGCCGGCGACCGCGTCGCCTACTGCCTGGGACCGATCGGCTCCTACGCCGAGGCTCGCGTGTTGCCCGCCGCGCTGTTGGTCAAACTGCCTGATAGCATCGACTTCGACACCGCCGCCGCGTGCATGCTTAAGGGGCTGACCGCGCACTTCCTGATCCATCTCACCTACGCAGTCAAACCTGGCGACACGATTTTGCTGCACGCCGCGGCCGGTGGAGTGGGCCTGTTGCTCAGCCAATGGGCCAAACATCTGGGCGCCACCGTAATCGGCACCGTGGGCAGCGAGGAGAAAGCGGCTGTGGCGCGTGCTCACGGTTGCGATCACGTCATCAACTACGAGCGCGAAGACTTTGTCGCCCGGGTCAAGGAGATTACCAAGGGCGCGATGCTGCCGGTAGTGTACGACTCGGTGGGTCAGGCGACGTTTTTGAAATCGATGGACTGCCTACGTCAGTTGGGCATGATGGTCAGCTTCGGCCAATCCTCGGGTAAAGCCGACCCTATCAGCGTCAACCTCCTGGCCGACAAGGGCTGGATCTTTCTGACCCGCCCCAGCCTGGTGCCGCATGTCAACACCCGCCAAAAGCTGGAGGCTAATGCTAGCGCGCTCTTCGACGTGATCGCTCGCGGTATCGTCAAGGTAGAGATAAATCAGCGCTTTCCGCTGGCCCAGGCCGCGCAAGCTCATCGCGCCCTGGCCGATCGTGCTACAGTCGGCTCGACCGTACTGATTCCCTGA
- a CDS encoding (2Fe-2S)-binding protein, translating into MLTLTINGKRHRLDVDPATPLLWVIRDHLGMTGTKFGCGAALCGCCTVHVEGSPIRSCVTPVMLVAGKPITTIEGLDSAAGHAVQQAWIAEEVPQCGYCQSGQIMSATALLAQTPHPSDEQIDAAMAGNLCRCGTYQRIRAAIHRAAATLGRA; encoded by the coding sequence ATGTTAACGCTGACGATCAATGGCAAACGGCATCGGCTCGACGTCGATCCGGCCACGCCTCTGCTCTGGGTGATCCGGGATCATCTGGGGATGACCGGGACTAAGTTCGGCTGCGGCGCGGCGCTGTGCGGATGCTGCACGGTGCATGTTGAAGGCAGTCCGATTCGCTCCTGCGTGACCCCGGTCATGCTGGTTGCTGGCAAGCCCATTACGACGATCGAAGGTTTGGACAGCGCAGCCGGGCACGCGGTGCAGCAGGCTTGGATCGCCGAAGAGGTGCCGCAATGTGGCTACTGCCAGTCCGGTCAGATCATGTCGGCAACGGCGCTGCTGGCGCAAACGCCCCATCCCAGCGACGAGCAAATCGACGCCGCGATGGCAGGTAACCTGTGCCGCTGCGGTACCTATCAACGCATCCGCGCCGCGATCCATCGCGCGGCGGCAACGCTGGGGAGGGCCTAA
- a CDS encoding xanthine dehydrogenase family protein molybdopterin-binding subunit: MAVANNLSRREFFRAGAAASGGLLVAFYLPLATEAGEGTASFAPNAFIRLRRDGSITLIVGRSEMGQGVLTSLPMLLADEMDADWKRVRVEQAPALPAYANPLMHINLTGGSNSVRGSWIELRQAGAVARTMLIAAAAERWKVNTSDCRAHNGYILGPREQRLSYGALAARAAAQPVPTNVTLKRPEAFTLIGRPIPRVDTPLKVNGRAVFGIDVKLPGMLQAVVARSPVFGGKVKSFDPAPAKAVAGVREVIQISTGVAVVAEHFWAAKQGRDALRVEWEQGPLGDLDSGEITRMLSAAADKPAVVAQKIGDAQRAQASAAKTVEAVYQLPYLAHATMEPMNCTADVRPDRCDVYAPTQGQTPALHEAMRITGLPADKVNVTTTFLGGGFGRRGMVDYVVEAVEVSKALGRPAKVIWTREDDMRHDGYRPVNYSRLQGGLDRNGNIVAWQHRIAAPSLMLDLQGHRPPRDLDKYAVEGAVDLPYAIPNQQIEYALVAPGIPVHFWRSVGHSYTAFVVESFVDELAAAAGKDPYEFRLKMVEQARRYRNVLMLVADKAGWGKPLPAGVARGIALHNAFGSYVAEVAEVSIEGKGEVRVRRVVAAVDCGTIVNPNTIEAQVQSAIVYGLSAALMGEITIRHGGVVQHNFDDYPVLRLPQMPKVEVYPVAGGPPMGGIGEVAVPPIAPAVANAIFALSGKRVRNLPIRAKDLA, translated from the coding sequence ATGGCGGTTGCCAACAACTTATCGCGCCGGGAGTTTTTTCGCGCCGGGGCCGCCGCGAGCGGCGGCCTGCTGGTGGCCTTTTACCTGCCCCTTGCCACGGAGGCGGGCGAGGGGACGGCCTCCTTCGCGCCCAACGCTTTCATCCGTTTGCGCCGCGACGGCTCGATTACGCTGATCGTCGGACGCTCGGAAATGGGCCAAGGTGTACTGACCTCTTTGCCGATGTTGCTGGCCGACGAGATGGACGCAGATTGGAAGCGCGTGCGGGTGGAACAGGCTCCGGCGCTGCCGGCATACGCTAATCCGCTGATGCACATCAACCTGACCGGCGGCAGCAACAGCGTGCGCGGCTCGTGGATCGAGCTGCGCCAGGCAGGAGCAGTGGCGCGAACCATGCTGATCGCGGCGGCGGCTGAGCGTTGGAAGGTAAATACCAGTGATTGCCGCGCTCACAACGGCTACATTTTGGGGCCGCGCGAGCAACGCCTGAGCTACGGCGCGCTAGCGGCGCGAGCGGCAGCTCAGCCGGTGCCGACCAACGTGACGCTTAAACGCCCCGAGGCGTTCACCCTGATCGGGCGGCCAATTCCGCGCGTCGATACCCCGCTGAAGGTCAATGGCCGGGCGGTCTTTGGAATCGACGTGAAACTGCCAGGCATGTTGCAGGCGGTGGTGGCGCGCAGCCCGGTATTCGGCGGCAAGGTAAAGAGCTTTGATCCCGCGCCCGCCAAGGCGGTAGCCGGCGTACGCGAGGTGATCCAAATCAGCACCGGCGTGGCTGTGGTCGCCGAGCATTTTTGGGCCGCCAAGCAGGGGCGCGACGCGCTCCGGGTGGAATGGGAGCAGGGTCCGCTGGGCGATTTGGACAGCGGCGAGATCACGCGGATGTTGAGCGCGGCCGCCGACAAGCCCGCAGTGGTGGCACAAAAGATCGGTGATGCGCAGCGCGCGCAGGCGAGCGCGGCCAAGACGGTCGAAGCGGTCTATCAGTTGCCCTACCTGGCCCATGCCACGATGGAGCCGATGAATTGCACCGCCGACGTGCGGCCCGATCGCTGCGACGTATACGCCCCCACCCAAGGACAAACTCCAGCCTTGCACGAGGCGATGCGAATCACCGGGCTGCCCGCGGACAAGGTCAATGTCACCACGACTTTCCTAGGCGGCGGGTTCGGCCGCCGCGGCATGGTCGATTACGTGGTCGAGGCGGTGGAAGTGTCCAAGGCGCTGGGACGGCCGGCCAAGGTTATTTGGACCCGCGAAGACGACATGCGGCACGATGGCTACCGGCCGGTCAATTACAGCCGGCTGCAGGGTGGTCTTGATCGTAACGGCAACATCGTTGCCTGGCAGCATCGAATTGCGGCCCCCTCGTTAATGCTCGATTTGCAGGGACATCGGCCGCCGCGCGATCTCGACAAGTATGCGGTGGAGGGGGCGGTCGATCTGCCCTATGCGATTCCCAACCAGCAGATTGAATATGCGCTGGTGGCACCGGGTATTCCTGTTCATTTTTGGCGCTCGGTGGGTCATTCCTATACCGCCTTTGTGGTCGAAAGCTTCGTCGATGAGTTGGCGGCGGCGGCCGGCAAGGATCCCTACGAATTCCGGCTCAAGATGGTCGAACAGGCGCGCCGCTATCGCAATGTGTTGATGCTGGTGGCGGACAAGGCGGGTTGGGGCAAGCCGTTGCCGGCGGGGGTCGCGCGCGGGATCGCGCTGCATAACGCCTTTGGCAGCTACGTGGCCGAGGTCGCCGAGGTGTCGATCGAAGGCAAGGGCGAGGTCCGGGTCCGGCGGGTGGTGGCGGCGGTGGACTGCGGGACGATCGTCAACCCCAACACGATCGAGGCGCAGGTGCAAAGCGCGATCGTGTATGGTCTGAGCGCGGCCTTGATGGGGGAAATCACGATCCGGCACGGCGGCGTGGTGCAGCACAACTTCGACGACTATCCGGTGCTGCGCTTGCCGCAGATGCCCAAGGTCGAGGTCTATCCGGTCGCGGGCGGTCCGCCGATGGGCGGAATCGGCGAGGTCGCGGTACCGCCGATCGCTCCTGCCGTGGCCAACGCGATTTTTGCCTTGAGCGGCAAGCGAGTGCGTAACCTGCCGATTCGGGCGAAGGATTTGGCATGA
- a CDS encoding LLM class flavin-dependent oxidoreductase, giving the protein MEVGVFDHLDRGTVSLQEFYRARLELVQLYEQAGFYSYHVAEHHGSPIGMAPSPNVFFAAMAQRTRRLRFGPLVYVLPLYHPLRLIEEIAMLDHLSAGRMELGFGRGASPIESRSYGADPALRGEVYEEALELVLGGLTSERLTFHGKYYHFDDVPLVMKPLQRPIPPLWYGSHSPESAAFAARKGMQIVSLDGPGKTRTYTDRYREVWRASYGDAQPLPRLGLGRFIVVGSSDEAAMTLARRAYRRWYHSFYYLMREFPDPTWQHVHIRPPEFDQLRETGQGVAGSPATVSQFLIEHLAQAGCNYLLGQFAFGDLTLSEARKSLELFVIRVMPELQAAQAAGLLQPSAQAC; this is encoded by the coding sequence ATGGAGGTTGGGGTTTTCGATCACTTGGACCGCGGCACGGTCTCCTTGCAGGAGTTTTACCGGGCGCGCCTGGAACTGGTTCAATTGTACGAACAGGCAGGCTTCTATTCCTACCATGTGGCAGAGCATCACGGCAGCCCAATCGGGATGGCGCCTTCGCCCAATGTTTTCTTCGCCGCGATGGCGCAGCGCACCCGCCGGCTTCGCTTCGGACCGCTGGTTTACGTCCTCCCGCTGTATCACCCCCTGCGCCTGATCGAGGAGATTGCGATGCTCGACCATCTGAGCGCTGGGCGGATGGAATTAGGATTTGGGCGTGGGGCCTCGCCGATCGAAAGCCGAAGCTATGGCGCCGATCCGGCGCTGCGCGGTGAGGTGTACGAGGAGGCTTTGGAATTGGTGCTCGGCGGCCTTACCAGCGAGCGGCTCACGTTTCACGGCAAGTATTACCACTTCGACGATGTGCCGCTGGTGATGAAGCCGCTGCAGCGGCCCATTCCGCCGCTGTGGTATGGCAGCCATTCACCCGAGAGCGCGGCCTTCGCCGCGCGCAAGGGGATGCAGATCGTGAGCCTGGACGGACCTGGGAAAACCCGCACCTATACCGATCGCTACCGCGAGGTGTGGCGGGCCAGCTATGGCGATGCGCAGCCACTGCCACGCCTGGGGCTGGGTCGTTTTATCGTGGTGGGGTCAAGCGATGAGGCGGCGATGACGCTGGCGCGGAGAGCCTATCGCCGTTGGTACCACAGCTTCTATTATCTGATGCGCGAATTTCCCGATCCCACTTGGCAACACGTACATATTCGTCCGCCGGAGTTCGACCAATTGCGCGAGACCGGCCAGGGGGTGGCGGGTTCACCGGCTACAGTAAGCCAATTTTTGATCGAGCATCTGGCGCAAGCCGGATGCAACTATCTGCTGGGGCAGTTCGCTTTCGGCGACCTCACGCTGAGCGAGGCACGGAAGTCGCTGGAACTGTTCGTCATCCGCGTGATGCCCGAGCTGCAGGCGGCGCAAGCGGCCGGACTGTTGCAACCGTCGGCGCAAGCTTGCTAG
- a CDS encoding carboxymuconolactone decarboxylase family protein, with product MSRLPELQPHALSPEQTRIYEAIGATRRGRVSGPFGIWLRIPQLAGAASQLGNLLRGNGQLERRLVELIVLIVARRWSANYAWSVHQEYALEAGLEPEVVEAIRTHRLPTLRQEDEQIVYEVVTELLNMRRLSSPSYDRALAALGEPRLIELIATVGFYTMVGMTLSVFEVDARDGSRPLD from the coding sequence ATGAGTCGGCTACCCGAACTCCAGCCGCACGCCCTGAGCCCAGAGCAAACGCGCATTTACGAGGCCATCGGCGCTACCCGACGCGGGCGAGTTAGCGGCCCGTTTGGTATCTGGTTGCGAATTCCCCAACTGGCCGGGGCGGCTAGCCAACTTGGCAATCTGCTGCGCGGCAACGGTCAGCTCGAACGGCGCCTGGTCGAGCTAATCGTGCTGATCGTCGCACGGAGATGGTCGGCCAATTACGCCTGGAGCGTTCATCAGGAATACGCTCTGGAGGCCGGCCTTGAACCCGAAGTGGTGGAAGCTATCCGCACCCATCGCCTGCCGACTCTGCGCCAGGAGGACGAGCAAATCGTTTATGAAGTGGTCACAGAACTGCTGAACATGCGCCGCCTCAGCAGCCCGAGCTACGACCGCGCCCTGGCCGCGCTGGGAGAACCTCGGCTGATCGAACTGATCGCCACCGTGGGCTTCTATACCATGGTTGGAATGACGCTATCAGTTTTCGAGGTCGATGCCCGCGACGGTAGCCGGCCGCTGGACTAG